A section of the Hypomesus transpacificus isolate Combined female chromosome 1, fHypTra1, whole genome shotgun sequence genome encodes:
- the slu7 gene encoding pre-mRNA-splicing factor SLU7, protein MPEEVEAEAGQAGGEGVVGLEEPKKMTREDWRKKKELEEQRKLGNAPAEVDEEGKDINPHIPQYISSVPWYIDPSKRPTLRHQRPQEENEKQFSSIGEWYKRGVQEKSVSTKFRKGSCENCGAITHKKKDCLERPRKVGAQFTGTGIAPDEHSQISLDLDYDGKRDRWNGYDPEDHTRIVEEYAKVDLAKRTLKAHKLQEELATGKMVDQANSSRNQWGDDEHTQEREHNSEDEDEDKYADDIDMPGQNFDSKRRITVRNLRIREDIAKYLRNLDPNSAYYDPKTRAMRENPYSNTGMNPDEVGYAGDNFVRYSGDTITMAQTQLFAWEAYDKGSEVHLQADPTKLELLHQSFKVKKEDFKDQQKETILERYGGEEHLDAPPRELLLAQTEDYVEYSRHGAVLKGQEKAVARSKYEEDVLVNNHTCIWGSFWREGYWGFKCCHSMVKQSYCTGQAGIQTATSSACIPFEERLEEPVEEEEEEPKTLLEIHREKMKDKKKKKKSKKNKKKHDSDSSDSEDEEKKKEKLKKALLAEDKRLKQVEVLLQVDERKRPYNSLLDVKEPTEEEMEAFRMKRCRPDDPMANFFN, encoded by the exons ATGCCTGAAGAAGTCGAAGCCGAAGCCGGCCAGGCAGGCGGCGAGGGGGTGGTGGGTCTGGAGGAGCCGAAGAAGATGACccgggaggactggaggaagaagaaggagctAGAAGAGCAGAGGAAGTTGGGAAATGCCCCCGCCGAAGTGGACGAGGAGGGAAA GGACATCAATCCTCATATCCCCCAGTACATCTCATCTGTGCCCTGGTACATCGACCCCTCTAAGAGGCCGACCCTTAGGCATCAGAGGCCCCAGGAGGAGAATGAGAAGCAGTTCTCCAGCATAGGAGAGTGGTACAAGAGAGGGGTGCAGGAG AAATCTGTGAGTACCAAATTCCGTAAGGGTTCCTGCGAGAACTGCGGCGCCATTACACACAAGAAGAAAGACTGTTTGGAG CGGCCCAGGAAGGTGGGGGCCCAGTTCACTGGGACGGGCATAGCGCCTGACGAGCACAGCCAGATCTCCCTGGATCTGGACTACGACGGAAAGAGGGACCGCTGGAACGGCTATGACCCTGAGGACCACACCCGCATCGTGGAGGAGTACGCTAAAGTAGACCTG GCCAAGAGGACGCTGAAAGCCCATAAGCTTCAGGAGGAGTTGGCCACAGGCAAGATGGTAGACCAAGCG AACTCCTCCAGAAACCAGTGGGGAgatgatgaacacacacag GAGCGTGAGCACAACAGTGAGGACGAGGATGAAGACAAGTACGCTGACGACATCGACATGCCCGGGCAGAACTTCGACTCCAAGAGACGCATCACAGTCAGAAACCTGCGAATCAGAGAAGACATCGCGAAG TACCTGAGAAACTTGGACCCCAACTCTGCCTACTACGACCCCAAGACCCGCGCCATGAGGGAAAACCCATACTCCAACACGGGCATGAACCCAGACGA AGTGGGCTACGCTGGAGATAACTTTGTACGATATTCGGGAGACACCATCACCATGGCTCAGACACAAT TGTTTGCGTGGGAGGCCTATGACAAGGGCTCCGAGGTGCACCTGCAGGCCGACCCCACCAAACTGGAGCTGCTGCACCAGTCCTTCAAGGTCAAGAAGGAGGACTTCAAAGACCAGCAGAAGGAGACCATCCTCgagagg TACGGCGGCGAGGAGCACCTGGACGCCCCCCCCAGAGAGCTGTTATTGGCCCAGACAGAGGACTACGTGGAGTACTCCCGCCACGGCGCCGTGCTGAAGGGCCAGGAGAAGGCCGTGGCGCGCTCCAAGTACGAGGAGGACGTGCTCGTCAACAACCACACG TGCATCTGGGGTTCGTTCTGGAGGGAAGGCTACTGGGGCTTCAAGTGCTGCCACTCCATGGTCAAACAGAGCTACTGCACCGGGCAGGCCGGGATACAGACTGCG ACCAGCTCGGCATGTATTCCGTTTGAGGAGAGGCTGGAAGAgccagtggaggaagaggaggaggagcctaagACTCTGCTGGAG ATACACCGGGAGAAGAtgaaggacaagaagaagaagaaaaagagtaAGAAGAACAAGAAGAAGCACGACTCTGACAGCAGCGACTCTGAGgacgaggagaagaagaaagagaagctgAAGAAG gccctGTTGGCGGAGGACAAGCGCCTGAAGCAGGTGGAGGTCCTGCTGCAGGTGGATGAGAGGAAGAGGCCCTACAACAGTCTGCTGGATGTGAAGGAGCCcacggaggaggagatggaggccttCAGGATGAAGCGCTGCCGGCCAGATGACCCCATGGCTAACTTCTTCAACTAG
- the c1qtnf2 gene encoding complement C1q tumor necrosis factor-related protein 2, whose translation MLQPILLLCSIVFASSQSTYPFWKKGRNITIHSSRLVCSLPGPQGPPGHPGPPGSPGPVGPMGSPGKDGLDGGDGEKGERGGGGESGRLGNPGKPGVKGREGVVGKAGPRGQKGPRGAPGLAGLMGVKGEAGEVGEVGAAGGCNCGRAARSAFSVAITKSYPKERLPIRFSRILLNEGEHYNATSGKFVCAVPGVYYFSYDVTLSNKHLAIGLVHNGQYKIKTFDGNTGNHDVASGSTVLRLQREDQVWLQIFYSEQNGLFFDPFWTDSTFTGFLVYADQFFLTEEEGKANAEDASLLVD comes from the exons ATGCTCCAACCAATCCTGCTGCTGTGCTCAATAGTCTTCGCTTCCTCCCAGTCTACCTACCCCTTCTGGAAGAAAGGCCGTAACATTACCATCCATTCGTCCCGGTTGGTATGCAGCCTTCCTGGCCCCCAGGGGCCACCTGGACACCCTGGACCTCCTGGATCTCCAGGGCCTGTGGGTCCCATGGGCTCCCCAGGGAAGGATGGCCTAGACGGGGgcgatggagagaagggggaaaggggaggcGGAG gGGAATCAGGGAGGCTAGGTAACCCAGGCAAGCCGGGCGTGAAGGGCCGAGAGGGGGTGGTGGGTAAGGCCGGGCCTCGGGGCCAGAAGGGGCCACGTGGGGCCCCTGGATTGGCGGGCTTAATGGGAGtcaagggggaggcaggggaggtggGTGAGGTGGGGGCGGCTGGAGGCTGTAACTGTGGGAGGGCAGCACGCTCGGCCTTCTCCGTGGCCATAACCAAGAGTTACCCCAAAGAGCGTCTGCCAATCAGGTTCAGTCGCATCCTGCTGAACGAGGGGGAGCACTATAACGCCACGAGCGGGAAATTTGTGTGTGCCGTTCCTGGGGTCTACTACTTCTCCTATGACGTCACTTTGTCCAACAAGCACTTGGCCATCGGGCTGGTCCACAATGGCCAGTACAAGATCAAGACGTTCGACGGCAACACGGGGAATCACGACGTAGCGTCCGGTTCCACCGTTCTCCGTCTGCAGCGCGAGGACCAGGTGTGGCTGCAGATCTTCTACTCAGAGCAGAACGGCCTGTTCTTCGACCCGTTCTGGACTGACAGCACTTTCACCGGGTTCCTTGTCTACGCAGACCAGTTCTTcctgacagaggaggaagggaaggccAACGCCGAAGATGCCAGCTTATTGGTTGATTGA
- the LOC124467587 gene encoding cyclin-J-like — MERELQWWKGQLAADIHQSLRIKELKLPAYRAHSPQIGMRRYFADLLAILSNRYQLCPTARHLAVYLLDLFMDHYDVAVKQLYVIALSCLLLASKFEEKEDRVPKLEQLNSLGFMCSLSLVLNKKDLIKMELLLLETFGWNLCMPTPAHFIDYYLQASVQEGDLYNGWPLSSLSKTRAFMDKYTHYFLEVSLQDHAFLSFRPSQVAASCVASSRICLQVSPSWTSALHLLTGYSWDHLSQCIELMLLAHDNDVKEANKSKSTPPSRPSSVQPLPQASHLSPASSTATPQHLLFQPAVFPHLAQHSPSLSQLHVLSEAQALGPAVVSMSQDFLQSHRMGLLTGASSMATSGGVGAFPSYPSLASGLQPGPRALPLQAPLSVQMALEPRHCLSMAYSGGGYLAAHPAFAASCFDR, encoded by the exons atggagagggagctACAATGGTGGAAAGGACAGCTAGCCGCCGACATCCATCAGTCCCTCAGGATCAAG GAGCTGAAGCTGCCAGCGTACCGGGCCCACTCCCCCCAGATTGGGATGCGTCGCTACTTCGCTGACCTGCTGGCCATCCTGAGTAACCGCTACCAGCTGTGCCCCACTGCCCGGCACCTGGCCGTGTACCTGCTGGACCTGTTCATGGACCACTATGACGTGGCCGTCAAGCAGCTCTACGTCATCGCCCTGTCTTGCCTGCTGCTAGCCA gtaagtttgaggagaaggaggaccgGGTCCCTAAGCTGGAGCAGCTCAACTCTCTGGGCTTCATGTGCAGCCTGAGCCTGGTCCTCAACAAGAAGGACCTGATCAAGATGGAGCTGCTTCTGCTGGAGACGTTTGGCTGGAACCTGTGCATGCCCACGCCCGCACACTTCATAGACTATTACCTGCAGGCCTCCGTCCAGGAGGGGGACCTGTACAACGGCTGgcccctctcctcgctctccaAGACCAGGGCCTTCATGGACAAGTACACACACTACTTCCTGGAGGTGTCCCTGCAAG ACCATGCCTTCCTGAGTTTCCGTCCCTCCCAGGTAGCAGCCTCCTGTGTGGCCTCGTCTCGTATCTGCCTGCAGGTGTCCCCCAGCTGGACCAGCGCTCTGCACCTCCTCACCGGCTACAGCTGGGACCACCTCTCCCAGTGCATCGAGCTCATGCTGCT TGCCCACGACAACGACGTGAAAGAGGCCAACAAATCCAAGTCCACGCCTCCATCTCGCCCCTCGTCcgtccagcccctgccccaggccTCGCACCTTTCCCCGGCCTCCTCCACCGCCACCCCTCAGCACCTGCTCTTCCAGCCGGCAGTCTTCCCTCACCTCGCCCAGCactcgccctccctctcccagctgcACGTGCTGAGCGAGGCCCAGGCTTTGGGGCCTGCGGTGGTCAGCATGTCCCAGGACTTCCTGCAGAGCCACAGGATGGGCCTGCTGACGGGGGCCTCCTCCATGGCTACCTCCGGAGGGGTGGGGGCCTTCCCCTCCTACCCTAGCCTGGCCTCGGGGCTCCAGCCCGGGCCTCGGGCGCTGCCCTTGCAGGCTCCTCTCTCGGTGCAGATGGCCCTGGAGCCTCGTCACTGCCTCAGCATGGCGTACAGCGGGGGGGGCTACCTGGCCGCCCACCCGGCCTTCGCCGCCAGCTGCTTCGACAGGTGA